The following nucleotide sequence is from Arvicola amphibius chromosome 1, mArvAmp1.2, whole genome shotgun sequence.
TCAGGGTAGCTCACTTTTCTGTCCACTTTGTCCCCCGTGAAAACTGAGAAGCGATTCAAGACCAGCAGGAGAACCTTCGGGGCAGTTTGTATGGTCAGGGTCTTCGAAGCTGTCGTCTTCCCCTGGCAATGGTCACAGTGGTAGGCATTGTCCCCATACAGCACTTCGGCCTGCACTAAATCTTCCAAGGCTTGCTTCACACTCTGAGCCTCGTGAATATCCAGGGATATGTCCAGGAACGGGTTCAAGGAATCTGAGGTGTCCTGGCAGTGGAGACACTTGATCTGAGATTTCCATGAGCCTCCAAATATCGTGTGGATAGGGGTGCTGTTCTCAGACAGGGCTTCTGAGTGCTTGCTCCCTCGAAGGCAGGATTCATGCATGGCATTCAAGGTGAACATCAGAAACTCGTGGGCATCTTCCTGCTTGTACTTGTGGAAGGCGCCAGTCAGCTGCTTTGAGGGCTGCATGACCTCCCCGGAGTGGCGGAAACTCTGGATCACTTGAGCTTCCATGGCACACATTGGACAGCCTCCCTGGTGATAGCAGCTCTGAGAGTGCTCCCGGGAGAGCATGTAGTTGGCAAGAGGTGGCGTGTGTGTCAAACACTGCAAGGCTGCATTAAGGTAGCAACTGTTGCCAGTGTTCTGGAGACCTGCGCCCACGCCGTGGGATCTCTCCCAATTCACTCTGGGCTTGGCCCTGGCAGCCAGCTCTGCTGCCACTTGACCTTCTTCTGGACGCAGGTCTGGGGCGGCAGGATCTGCCCTGGCTGAACCTGCTGAAGGATAAGAACACAAGGAGACTTCAGGATCAACAGTGTTGGTCGAGGACTTGCAAGCTGGAGAGGCCTTACTGTGAGATTCACCTTCTGAGTGTCGCTGGGCTGCCTCCATGTCTCCAGAGGCTGCTTCCAAACACCTTGTTGGGGTCTTCTCAGAGAGGACAAAGCTGGtaaattttcttctgaaaagcACTCCAAGAAAGGAAGGCACCAAAAGGCTCCTGCTTTTATGTCTCAGCCTCTGACCACACCCACTAATTCCTGCTGGATCAGCCAATCCCCTACAAGCTTCTAATTGCCTAGGGGGCAGTCTAGGGTGTGGTTTATGCAAAACAGTTCTGAAGTCTTatctctttggagcccattttccTAGGTGTCTTAAGCTTGGGTTTTCCTTGTGACAAAACCATAAAACCTCATTAGTAAAAGCAAGGATGAGTAGGCCTGGTGTGCAAGAGTCTCCTTCCTGTTGTCAGTTCCACCAAATGACACTGAAGACTACCAACCCGAATTGGTTCTGGGACAATTAAGCAGGCTTTACATCTGTGCACAACAGACCGGGACAAGGGACAGTGTCGCCCACCCAACCCACCATcccaacctgtgtgtgtgtgtgggggggtgggtgctCAGGAGATCGGCAGCAAATTCTCTTTCCGGACTCATTTTAGAGGCAAAAGTCTGTGGGTCTTcatgtagcacgaattctaatttttctgaataaaaatcaaAGTCAGGTATTATGGGGTGAAAGGTGAGAGATGAGAGAAACATAGCGGCCAGCCGCTAGAAAGACTTTTTATCGCTACTGATGCTCacaccaaaggggcgatcctgtcttcAGACTGCACCTCTGACTCTATCTCCAGACAGCATCTGTCTCTACCAAACCTCAGAGCACACTGAGCTCCTGGGTCTTCCAGCCTtagattcctctctctgcccagacttatcactcctctctccacctccctagtgctgggattaaagtcctggcTGGGATcaactttgtgtgagctctgtttctcttttagacagattcaatctcctgtagcccagggtggccttgatccAGCTGCCTCAATTagccaagtcctgggattaaaggtgtgtgctaccactccctgGATTTAGTGGTTTAGATCtgcactcagatcttcaggcaagctttatttgtcgaAACACAAACACTCGCTCTGGGTCGAAACTGGTGCATGGATATGAGCAGAACCCAGGGAAACAGGCTCACTGCTCTGGAActactgaaggggccccacttaaacaatcttttagggaatttgggcatcctcaacctgtctggctacttcctggggggggggggaagggggagagagggttTTGCATTCTTGGTGGTATTTTACTGCAACATTTCAAGGGGTccctcaggttctcatcctctgtggagataaaagcagaacctcttttccaaagcatcaaatcttTAGGCCCGTATTTTAAAGTTAAACTACTTTTCTTAgtagttcccagaatcaaatgtctttctccagtccagaacacaagacaacacaatcaacataataacatacatctgtacacattttatctttttgaagCCTTCAATTCACCCTTCTAcctcctctttatttcttccctgcttGCCAGTCTTCTAGAGGGCGTCCCTCAGAacatctctggggatgaaaacacacatactccttttaatctgacttggCTTGTTCCCAGTCTGGAATATTTAAACCTTACTGCAAGCAGTTTCCATCTTGATTCCCCAATACGTCCCTACTGGCCCGGGACAACCCGGTCCACTTATCCCTCTTTCTTGGATCTCAGTGGGACATCCACTTGCCATGTCGGCACAGCCTGGAACTGAAACCCGAGtaaaggacatcaggattaaacacacatacacctttcTAGTTGCTGGTAAAAGAAGCCTTTTATTGAACAGCACCATGGAGGTTTTATACCTAACACAGCCAGGTGGACCAACAGGTGTTTATACCTAACCCAGCCAGATGGGTCATCAGGTGGAAGACTTCATCGCCTGATCCTCGGTCAAGGCCAAGACAATGAATGCTCAGGAACAGggttggtaaacaactttgacacagctctcagaagctcaaatctctagcagggaagagcagttggAGGCCAGGACTCTAAACAGTCCTCACAGATTGGTAGGACCAGGGGATGCTGATGGAGATAGATCATAAGGAACAGGATGTGGGATGGGCACAGAGAGGAAATATAGAGATGTGGGAGGGgtaggggaatggggggaggcgATAAAGGTAgtcagagtggggaggggaggggaggggaggaagaagaaagagatagagattcTCTTTCTATTTAAATGGTTGTTGATTTCATGTGTAAATGTGGGAGAAGCCACACAGTGGGTTTTcaactgaaaattattttatattcaataGGAAATGGAAGGCAGTTTATTGatgttctctagagtaacagatcTTGCAGAATGAATTGAGGAGGGAGgtgattttttaaatgacttacaGACCATGGTCTACCCAATCCAGCAATGACTGGCTATGAATAggaagtccaagaatccagtagttattCAGCCCTCAAAGCTGGATGTCTCATCTGATCTTCAATACAGATCAAAATCCTGAAGAATCAGTCTCCAGTGCCACTGAAGAAACTGACTTAGTAATGAGACATAAAgcataaaatttctttcttccaaggcCCTATGTAGGCTTCCAGCATAAGGCATGGCTCAGATTAgaggttgatttttttcccagttcaaaatatctggattaaaggtttttcttcctcccttggaAATCTGGATTAGAAGAAGTACATGTCCTATTTAAAGTAATACAAAAAATCCCTCATAGGtgtgcactccattttttttcttaattccagGTGTAATCTGAAATCAACAATttagaatagccatcacagtatTGAAATCAtggtttcagaaaagaaagagacttcTAGAAAAATTAATAGGTCATGGAATAGTCAGTATGAAGAATACAATATGGGAGCAGAAAGTATTGAAGAAAGGCTGGAAATGATGTAGTCCAATACTTgtgtttaaaatttgttatttattagaGGCAGTTTGTGAAGGCATATGGGCATGCGGGCTATGAGCTGACTCTTGACTGTATGTAAGTACTAGGGAATAGAGGAAGGTAAGTAGTATGGTAGTATGTACTAGATGCTGAGGATAAGGAAACATTTTAGTAAGAAAGTTTCAAGaagtaaaaagaaggaaagtgtgACAAGAAAGGCAGTAGAAGGCCTGTCTGGATACCAGACAGTCTGCTCTCACCTTTCGGATAACACGTTTTTAGAATAACATTTAACCCTAATCTATTGTCAAGTAGACAGTATCTTTGATGGTTCAGATTTCCATTGTAGTCTCTGCATCTTGAGTCCTCACTTCATCTCCCCATGGTCtcctctgacttttttttctgttttccaaaaaacaacaacaaacaaccagTTATCCAGTTTCTGCTAGTGCTCTGATTGCACACCCTCATAGATTCGTCTTGGGACACAGGGTGTCCTTGGGAGAGGGAAGTCTCTTCATGGTTTCCTCTATAGTAACTTTCTTTcaagatatacaaatatttttaagactataaCAGCCAAAATAACACCAAAACATGTTTTCCCAAcggtatatttaaaataaatgttcatttgaCCCTAAAAGCCAATTTGAAAATGTCAGTATTTTGTACACATTGTAGGCAAATTGAAGCATCAGGATACTGAGAAGTTAatagtttcaagaaaaaaaacgAACAAGGCCATAGATAGAGATGAGATTTTTACAGAGGCTCTGTGCTTCCAGCCTCTTGCATTTTAATGACTACAAAATGCTAGATGGTTTCCCTTCCATTTCTGAAATGTAAAATGTTTCCAGCATATAGTTATGACAGTAATCGAAAAATGTCCTGGGTGCTAACCTCGGTCTGGGTGCAGTGATAAGTGTTTTGAGAATAACAAGGGGGCTCGGTGGGTGAACCTCTCGCTGTGTAAGCCTGGTCAGCTGAACTAGATCCCTGGCACGTCAGTACgagaagagaacagactcctgaaagCCATTCTCTGACCTtcgcacatgcatgtgcacgcttGTTCTCACCAcacaaatagtaataataaataaataattaggaTATGAAAAACAAGGAGCTGCCTGACAAAATTCAGTGattctgttgtttataaaatattctacCCTCTGGATTTATTCCCTTTGACAACGGGGAtataggggattttttttaatgttctttgcTAAAAGGTGACCAAGTTAAAAAATATCTACTCTCATTAACATACTTACAAAGACATTCCAAAAACCCATTATTGATTATTCATTTAACCCTCTAGGTCTTACACAGTATTTTCTTTCCAATGTGTAATAAATTTTACATAGATTACcatccccaaatatggttatgtTCTTTGGGAAAGTGTAGTCATATTTCACATTTTAGTTAATTATATACATTTTTGGATATAAGTTTCTCAAAAAGTACCATTAGTGTTATTAAATAATCTGGTatcacactcctttaatcccagcactaggggggcATGGGCAGGccgatatctgtgagttccaggccagcctggtctacaagagctagttccagagcaaCTCAGAgtaaccctacctcaaaaaaaaaaaaaagaaaaagaaaaaaaagaaaaaaaaagaaaaggaaaagatctaGTAATCTGCAATGTCTTTATCATATGGTTTTTGCAGTACTATTTACAACACTGAAGAAATGTGAACAATCTAAGAGTCTATCAGCTGAggaacatataaagaaaatgtggtgtatttatACAAAGGAATAGTATTTTCTATAAAAGATAATGGGATTGTGTCATTTGGCAAAGACATAGATGAGACTTGAAGTCATGTTACGTGACATAAATCATTCCTTCATTCTTACTCACTTATGACACACGAATAGCTGAtttcagagaagagagaatggacTGATGATCACCACAAGCTAAGGAAGTCAAGAGTAGATGAAGAAATATTAATCAATAGATTTTAAGTTTAGTAGATAAAAATAGAAGGTTCTATTGTACCAGTGTACAGTTGAGAGACTATGGAGATCAATAATCTACTGTGCATTTATAAAGGAAGAGATTTTGAAAGTTTTACCACAAATTGTAGTTGAAGAGATATATAAGTATTGATTGAAAAAGTACAAATGTATTGAAACAGTACTGTATGTAACTGTTTcatatatattgtattattttaatgacAAGTTTAGGAATGAGAAAATACCTTAATTGTTAACACGCCTGTCTTTCAAAAATGGAAACCTGATTCAATGTTGAAAACCACCGAGAAAACAAGCTAGGAATGGTAGCGACTACAAGCTTGCACTCTTAgtcctggggaggtagagacaggaagatttcaGGGCTTTCCTTCATGTGTGGTTATTTTTCCCTCAGTTGTGTATAAATTTGTCATTCATTGGCAGAGACAGAACTCATGGAAACACTGAGATAAGTTTGTAGTTAATTCTGTGTGTCCTGTAAATCACAGTAGAAGTTTCTATAAGGTGACTGAcgtcccaaggtcctaatgaggagaagaaggagggagaacatgagcaaggaagtcaggactgtgaggggtgtgttcaccactgagacagtgggacagatttaatgggagatcaccaaggccagttggaatgagactgatggagcatgtgatcaaaccggactctttgactgtggctgacggtggaggctgactgagaagccaaggacaatggtgctgggctttgattctactgcatggacgggctctgtgggagcgttgtcagtttggatgctcaccttcctggacctggggggaattgggaggaccttggacttcccatagtgtagggaaccctgactgctctttggtttggagagggaggtgtagaaggaagcggcggggctgggtcctgccacccggccgccggctagctttatacccgaaataattacacggaaactgtattcttttaaaacactgcctggcccatagtttcagcctcttattgtctaattttcacatcttcctttaacccatatttagtaatctgtgtagcaccacgaggtgtggcttaccaggagagatcttaacctgcgtccatctcggagaggagaagcatggagactcactatggcgactgaagcgtctccccactcctgctacccagcattctgttctgtctactccgcctacctaattttatgtctctcaaagggccaaggcagttttctttattaattaaccaatgaaagtaacatagacagataactctcctccatcagggagggagtagggatgtgggtggaggggagaggagggaagtgggaagaggggaggagatggaaatttttaataataataataataataacaataataataacaacaacaacaacaacaataataataataataataagtttctatAAGGCAGCAAGCTGTGAAGCTACTGACTGTCCTGTGTATATTCTCTGGgttgtttcatttcctttctctctgtgtatttacaTACTGCACAAGCGAGGAACTGTTAGCAAGAGGCAGcttgcagagagagaaagacagtttATGACATTGTGGCTCCTAATCAGCTGTTTTCCAGCAGATGGCCCTACACTCATGACACACTGACAGCCCTAAGTGGACTCAGTGGCTCTTAAAAAGAGTACAtgaatttgggaaggaaaagaggaaggtagAGAAGGAGTTGGAAGGGAGGGACAAGGATTAGGTTTGTGCAAAACACGTTATATTCACATATACGATTCTCaagccaaaaataaaatggaaaaattattgtgatatgaaaaaaaaataataataaaatagcaatccacagagtctcattttctgtaaaaacaaaagaagaatctcttttccaaagtatcatatccttagatccaaattctgaagtcaaggtattttcaaaatatctatcttggattagttcagcagcatttgtaaacaaatatcttttagcagctgttgcttcttccgaagcattcaaacaattcaaagagagcataatggcatacagtatcaagattctctgtgtattttccatcttatactactttattttaacctctatttcgtttatttttacttttattttttgagacaggttctttgtatatctttgtcctggaataactctgtagaccagtctgtccttgaactcagaggtctacttgcctcagcctccccagtgctgggaataaaggtgtgtgctacaacaccttgaatttacagagatctgtctgtcttggcctcccaggcattcggattaaaggtgtgtgctaccacaccttgaagtcacagaggtcaatccacctctgccccttgaagtcacagacgtcaatctacctttgcctctccaagtgtttggattaaaggtgtgtactaccacaccctagctacttccttttttcttttttaaagaactttaacctttagcttgcgtatatttttaactcactgtaaaccatttagagcttttctttgttttgaatctctctttactgtatttctccttttctgaccacacgagcctttaaattactgagcaatatgggtaggattcaagccgcggctttgccggctagatccagcccattccttaactttccagcctcatggcagaggtacccgctatagccatgtttatcacacaactctgtggcggttcaaggtccctgccagcaagcaagctgcaacagtgttaaacaacaatcaaaagctccatagtcaggacctactgcttgaaagagtcagagtttgtcctggcagtacagaccagaacgccagcattttaaaacaccacaacttttttcctgctaaggctgaaaacaaacaagcgtgcagtcagcttttatcaatgccatttaagtgtttcatagcaggacctcttaaaagagctgcagggttttgcagctgaagctgagtcaggaagcctctattagatgagagtgcttgcttgctagacccgaaaaatagagctttactctattctttcccaagctttctcaaacgttctgtggattcagttatccacattgggcaccattctgtagtaaaGAGCTGTGgacaggcttgcttttcatcctgcccggctcctgcatggttagctttacacgcgaaatatcaacatacaaattgtattcttttaaacactgcctggctcattagtttcagcctcttacatcttgactaacccatatctaataatgtatgtaacaccacgaatggtatcttaccggaaaagattcagcacatctgacctggtggctggcttcatcgatctggttgtagaggcagggcaattgtctgagccatctacctcacttcctccttcctgttctgtctactccacccacctattttctaacctattaggccaagcagttttctttattaattaaccaatgaaatcaacagattgatagaagacctgcctccatcagtcTTTACTATATCTTTcactgaatatatgtctgtatatgtctttgtagataatgtttaccttttctgtaacaaacaacaaattttccttcagtaatctttgaagtttccaggatgaagatggggtcccacaacatCAACTCTACCTGGTTACTAGGATGTTATGTTttaaattagacctgttttttggtaccaactgcacaggacacttttgaatggtACACTTTTTTGataacattctggccagacctcctcaaaacactcagaggctagttacaattttctcaGACCAAATGTTAACCTgtgtattttaccatcatttgctttcacaggaccccctgagaacgtcgcccccatgtcagctggaagcaatcttagaggatgacgtcccctctcccaacagagtttgccctcaggtttagggacatcatttggtatagggttgaggggattgGAAAGGTgctatatggactcaggggtgcttattgaaatgaaaaaaaaaagatagattaactggtttgatgggatgattgatatttgtgagttattgtttttaggaaaattgtattggtgctgattcttgtatattgatatattgaacattgtatgtgagtatgcttctacctctatttattgtatgagagtatgcttctacctctgtttaaaacaattgttatattgagatattaaccatattgcaatgtacatttctacctctgatattatttatgtaatgacattgtttacatttggagattaATGTCCTCAtctattgcacagttgtttattctcttagtcttcaagttagataggtatatgtttgtcatatttatatttaggataatcagatttttagatacatagaaattatatttagtatagatagtataatcttcgacctcttcaaagagttgtagaaaatggcctttaatctaacctagagttttgtacttttgagacacaatcactcctggcaacacaactctactcccaagagaacattgagcaccaaagacactccactgggagcttgtcttcttcttggcagaattggcctttgggcaaagaaaagcccataccttgactactggcaaagatacagaatatccataagtggataaaacagaattgtcttatcttgccaagacagggtaggatagttctactaaaggttccttgcctttgaaaaatggtatgttagTTGTGTTAGACCTTAGCCAAAgctggttgcctcaacattgcaaacgagactttgggtgattgcccaggtagtcagttgtctctgtcatttgttgcacattttggaagtttctcatttgtactttctggttgcttaagtaatattacttcccttctcagatatttgatggggttgaagattagataattgtagctaccctctacattatttagactctttgaagtagaatgcttagaaAAACTTTTATTATATGCTTCTTGCTTAATAATGTTtgctgtttataattttatatttattatctgttcccattgtatatagttgtatttggttttgaatctgtcttatatagacaaaagggggagatgatgggggagctaaccaatccctttgtctgaggggcgtgaccctccagggctccaaatacctttaaaacatccatgtgcatttgtttgctctctttgttttcctgcactccttgctggaaccttggcttttgtaagttcccttttctttcctttattaaag
It contains:
- the LOC119823298 gene encoding ubiquitin carboxyl-terminal hydrolase 17-like protein A, with protein sequence MEAAQRHSEGESHSKASPACKSSTNTVDPEVSLCSYPSAGSARADPAAPDLRPEEGQVAAELAARAKPRVNWERSHGVGAGLQNTGNSCYLNAALQCLTHTPPLANYMLSREHSQSCYHQGGCPMCAMEAQVIQSFRHSGEVMQPSKQLTGAFHKYKQEDAHEFLMFTLNAMHESCLRGSKHSEALSENSTPIHTIFGGSWKSQIKCLHCQDTSDSLNPFLDISLDIHEAQSVKQALEDLVQAEVLYGDNAYHCDHCQGKTTASKTLTIQTAPKVLLLVLNRFSVFTGDKVDRKVSYPEFLDLQPYMTEPNRGPSVYVLYAVLVHAGLTCHSGHYFCYVRAGNGKWYKMDDSDVARCDVTSVLSEPAYVLFYIRETELEKDSVIGPVGTVGQDRQRKLNRGSRVGTAEPHRPVESTAAKEISLDQWKALQEHSRPKPALKIRKTESTLPVDAVVIHQPRHRGHWDTSGPDKENCPLHNSDRFLPAQRAMGTQGGRSRAKKKKQGWRPLVV